The following proteins come from a genomic window of Lentimicrobiaceae bacterium:
- the tsaD gene encoding tRNA (adenosine(37)-N6)-threonylcarbamoyltransferase complex transferase subunit TsaD: MHIYILGIESSCDDTSAAVLCNNVVLSNCIASQEIHRKFGGVVPELASRAHQQNIIPVIHQALHLSGISKEQLHAVAFTQGPGLLGSLLVGISFAKAFAFGLGIPLLEADHLQAHVLAHFIQNPNTPEKVPAFPFLCLIVSGGHTQIVRVDDYFKMQIIGQTIDDAAGEAFDKAAKIMGLPYPGGPLIDTLATNGNPNAFRFPKPSIPLLNFSFSGLKTSFLYFIRDNLKINPQFIEENKNDLCASLQHTIIQILMEKLQEVVKITGIQRVAVAGGVSANSALRKAMLEKQENAGWEVFIPDFAFTTDNAAMIAVTGYYKYLKNNFGSLKSKPYSRSKL; encoded by the coding sequence GTGCACATTTACATTTTAGGAATAGAATCCTCCTGCGACGATACTTCTGCTGCCGTACTTTGCAATAACGTAGTTTTGTCCAATTGTATTGCCAGTCAGGAAATCCATCGCAAATTTGGCGGAGTAGTACCCGAACTGGCTTCGAGGGCACACCAACAAAATATCATCCCGGTAATCCACCAGGCACTTCATTTATCCGGAATCAGTAAGGAACAATTGCATGCTGTTGCATTTACCCAAGGTCCAGGACTTTTAGGCTCACTGCTGGTAGGAATTTCTTTTGCCAAAGCTTTTGCATTCGGGCTAGGTATTCCGCTGTTGGAAGCCGACCACCTCCAAGCCCATGTGCTCGCACATTTTATTCAAAATCCTAACACACCTGAAAAAGTTCCCGCTTTCCCCTTTCTCTGCCTTATCGTATCGGGAGGGCATACCCAGATTGTCCGTGTTGACGATTATTTTAAAATGCAAATTATTGGACAAACGATTGACGATGCTGCCGGGGAAGCTTTTGATAAAGCAGCAAAAATTATGGGACTCCCCTATCCCGGAGGTCCTTTGATTGATACACTGGCTACGAATGGAAATCCTAACGCTTTTAGGTTTCCCAAACCTTCAATACCTTTATTGAATTTCAGTTTCAGCGGTTTAAAAACTTCTTTTCTGTATTTTATTCGCGATAACCTGAAAATAAATCCCCAATTTATTGAGGAGAACAAAAATGATTTGTGTGCATCATTACAGCATACGATAATTCAAATATTAATGGAGAAATTGCAGGAAGTCGTAAAAATTACCGGAATTCAGCGCGTGGCTGTTGCCGGAGGTGTTTCAGCCAATTCGGCATTGCGTAAAGCCATGCTTGAAAAGCAGGAAAATGCAGGATGGGAGGTTTTTATTCCTGATTTTGCATTTACTACCGACAATGCAGCCATGATTGCCGTTACCGGCTATTACAAATACCTCAAAAATAACTTTGGTTCACTGAAATCGAAACCATATTCGCGAAGCAAACTGTAA
- a CDS encoding O-antigen ligase family protein: MKNILKQLTGYALSEKNKYIIVYLISLSFVAFNAYLITKDIYWGLLLPVLIVIGMFYIYSLDKILLIITFLTPLAINFRDYDIDVGVSLPTEPMMLGVLLLFIFKLFYDNQFDRKVTFHRVSIAIFIYLFWILITSITSELPLVSFKFFFSRLWFIVPFYFIGTQLFRKISTIKLFSWLYIIPLLIVIAYTIIQHSSYGFDEKSGHFVMTPFYNDHTAYGAALAMFVPVVVGFIFNKQYQKKQRIISFFVLVVLLIALTLSFCRAAWISLIFAFGVYILIILKIKFKWIAFSVISIIGLFFAFQWQILDALEKNKQDSSANFVEHIQSITNISSDASNLERINRWQSALRMYNERPFLGWGPGTYQFVYAPFQRSKEKTIISTNAGDMGNAHSEYIGPLAETGFIGMLTVFGILITVVYSGLNVYKKAKSREIKLISLVTLLALITYYFHGIMNNFLDTDKAAVPFWGFIAIIVALDIYHNEEEKNSVIKS, encoded by the coding sequence TTGAAAAATATTTTAAAACAACTTACAGGATATGCTTTATCAGAAAAAAACAAGTATATTATTGTTTATCTAATTAGTCTATCTTTTGTTGCTTTTAATGCTTATTTAATTACCAAGGATATTTATTGGGGTTTATTATTGCCGGTATTAATCGTAATTGGGATGTTTTACATTTATAGTCTGGACAAAATTCTGCTAATAATAACATTTCTTACCCCTTTAGCTATCAACTTCCGTGATTATGATATAGATGTGGGTGTTTCTTTACCCACCGAACCAATGATGCTGGGAGTGTTGCTGTTATTCATCTTTAAATTGTTTTACGATAATCAGTTCGATAGAAAAGTAACTTTCCACCGTGTAAGCATTGCTATTTTCATATATTTATTCTGGATTCTGATTACCAGCATTACGAGTGAACTCCCCCTGGTTTCATTCAAATTCTTCTTCTCAAGACTTTGGTTTATTGTTCCTTTTTATTTTATAGGTACGCAGCTATTTAGAAAAATTTCTACAATTAAACTTTTTAGCTGGCTATATATTATACCGTTGCTTATTGTAATTGCGTACACAATTATTCAGCATTCTTCATATGGGTTTGATGAAAAATCGGGACATTTTGTAATGACACCGTTTTATAATGATCATACTGCTTATGGTGCAGCCTTAGCGATGTTTGTACCTGTTGTAGTTGGCTTTATTTTTAATAAGCAATACCAAAAGAAACAAAGAATAATTTCATTTTTTGTACTTGTTGTTTTACTTATTGCTTTGACTCTGTCGTTTTGCAGAGCCGCCTGGATTAGTCTTATTTTTGCTTTTGGTGTTTATATTCTGATAATTTTAAAAATTAAGTTCAAGTGGATAGCATTTTCTGTAATTAGCATAATAGGACTGTTTTTTGCTTTTCAATGGCAAATACTTGATGCGCTTGAAAAAAACAAACAAGATTCTTCAGCAAATTTTGTAGAACATATACAATCTATTACCAATATTTCGTCAGATGCATCCAACCTTGAGCGTATCAACCGTTGGCAAAGTGCATTAAGAATGTATAACGAACGACCTTTTCTTGGATGGGGACCGGGAACTTATCAGTTCGTGTATGCTCCTTTTCAACGGTCGAAAGAGAAAACTATCATCAGCACAAATGCCGGTGATATGGGAAATGCCCATAGCGAATATATAGGACCTCTGGCGGAAACGGGTTTTATTGGTATGTTAACCGTTTTTGGTATTCTTATCACGGTAGTGTATTCCGGATTAAATGTTTATAAAAAGGCGAAAAGCAGAGAGATAAAATTAATAAGCTTAGTAACCCTTTTAGCTTTAATTACATATTACTTTCATGGCATAATGAATAATTTTCTTGATACCGATAAAGCTGCGGTACCTTTTTGGGGTTTCATTGCCATCATAGTTGCACTCGACATCTATCATAACGAGGAAGAAAAAAATTCAGTAATTAAATCCTAA
- the murB gene encoding UDP-N-acetylmuramate dehydrogenase — MIIRENVSIKRFNTFGIDVKTRFFIEVFSQKELAIFIRQNLYGFSSFLVLGGGSNILFLRDYDGVIIKMSSKGITQVDENEENVFIKVQAGETWDDFVKYCVENSLGGIENLSLIPGTVGACPIQNIGAYGSEVKDTIVRVETLNTENGNICEFLNKDCKFGYRNSIFKNEVKGKHIITSVIFKLFKNPQPNIAYKSLAGIFEKNLSDKITISAVRQAVCAIRKEKLPDPEKLGNAGSFFKNPIISQQKYNELKTIFPDFPAYVQIDGSYKIAAGWLIEQTGWKGKRLGEAGVHEKQALVLINFGKATGMDIWNLSEKIILSVFEKFGTRLEREVNIV; from the coding sequence ATGATAATCAGAGAGAATGTTTCAATCAAACGATTCAATACTTTTGGGATAGATGTGAAGACGCGCTTTTTTATTGAAGTTTTTTCTCAAAAAGAGCTTGCAATATTTATTCGGCAAAACCTTTATGGGTTTTCATCATTTCTTGTTCTTGGGGGGGGAAGTAATATCCTGTTTTTAAGAGACTATGATGGGGTGATAATCAAAATGTCATCGAAGGGAATTACACAGGTTGACGAAAATGAGGAAAATGTGTTTATAAAAGTACAGGCAGGTGAAACTTGGGATGATTTTGTAAAATATTGTGTTGAAAATAGTTTGGGTGGGATTGAAAACCTTTCACTCATTCCGGGAACGGTTGGAGCCTGCCCTATTCAAAATATTGGCGCATATGGGTCTGAGGTGAAAGATACCATCGTCAGGGTTGAAACTTTGAATACAGAAAATGGTAATATCTGCGAATTTTTGAATAAAGATTGTAAGTTTGGATACAGAAACAGCATTTTTAAGAATGAAGTTAAAGGGAAGCATATAATTACTTCTGTAATATTCAAACTCTTTAAGAATCCGCAGCCCAATATCGCTTATAAATCGCTTGCAGGGATATTTGAGAAAAACCTTTCTGATAAAATTACTATTAGCGCTGTCAGGCAGGCAGTGTGTGCAATAAGAAAGGAGAAACTTCCCGATCCTGAAAAATTGGGAAATGCTGGAAGTTTTTTTAAAAATCCAATAATTTCGCAACAAAAATATAATGAATTGAAAACAATTTTTCCTGATTTTCCTGCTTATGTCCAAATAGACGGAAGCTATAAAATTGCTGCAGGGTGGCTTATTGAACAAACAGGCTGGAAAGGCAAACGGTTGGGTGAAGCGGGTGTACACGAAAAACAAGCTTTGGTGCTGATAAACTTTGGAAAAGCAACGGGGATGGATATTTGGAACTTATCAGAAAAAATAATTCTTTCAGTTTTCGAAAAATTTGGAACCAGATTGGAGCGGGAAGTGAATATTGTTTAA
- the amrB gene encoding AmmeMemoRadiSam system protein B translates to MKKGYLLIAWFCLIIQYSYSQFSTSNPSPKLRAATVAGQFYSSDSAELSRNLQLLFRKAASRQTENIRALICPHAGYVFSGEVAASSYSQLDRNNTYENIFIIGTSHRVDFKGASVYNCGNYITPLGEVPVNTQLADELLQKNEIFTYNPQADASEHSIEVQLPFLQYYLKKPFRILPIVIGSQTTTDCKTIAEALRPYFNEKNLFVISTDFSHYPDSKNAGTIDSLTANAIIKNSPEALTETINAIGRKNIPHLITNLCGWNVVLTLLYLTYDNPEIQVKPIIYKNSGDSPYGDKNKVVGYFSLAFEGKKLQNIFTLSNKDKYDCITIARKTLEEYLQKGKIPAFANDTLSETLNKTGGVFVTLKEWGSLRGCIGVFSSEKPIYQTVSEMAIAAAVSDYRFPGVNEDELGAITIEISLISPLHKIFSPEEIILGKHGIYIVKGSDSGTFLPQIAIEEGWNTEEFLGHCARDKAGISWDEWKDAEIYTFEAQVFSEEKK, encoded by the coding sequence ATGAAGAAAGGTTATCTGTTAATAGCTTGGTTTTGTTTGATAATCCAATACAGCTATTCACAGTTTTCTACCTCTAATCCAAGCCCGAAACTTCGGGCTGCAACTGTAGCAGGTCAGTTTTATTCTTCTGACAGTGCTGAACTCAGCCGAAATTTACAGTTATTGTTTCGGAAAGCTGCGTCGCGACAAACAGAAAATATCAGGGCTTTAATTTGCCCACATGCCGGGTATGTTTTTTCGGGAGAAGTGGCTGCATCCTCTTACAGTCAATTGGATAGAAATAACACTTACGAAAATATTTTTATCATAGGAACAAGTCACCGGGTGGATTTTAAAGGCGCATCAGTTTATAACTGTGGAAATTACATCACTCCGCTTGGTGAAGTTCCAGTAAATACGCAGCTTGCAGACGAACTGTTGCAAAAAAATGAAATTTTTACCTATAACCCACAAGCTGATGCTTCGGAACACAGCATTGAGGTACAATTGCCCTTTTTGCAGTATTATTTAAAAAAACCTTTCCGGATATTACCCATAGTAATAGGAAGCCAGACTACTACCGATTGTAAAACCATAGCCGAAGCTCTTCGTCCTTATTTTAATGAAAAAAACCTGTTTGTAATCAGCACAGATTTTTCGCATTATCCTGATAGTAAAAACGCAGGAACTATTGACAGTTTAACGGCTAATGCTATAATTAAAAATTCACCCGAAGCGCTTACGGAAACCATTAATGCAATAGGGCGAAAAAATATTCCTCACCTGATAACCAATCTCTGTGGATGGAATGTAGTTTTAACATTGTTGTATTTGACCTACGATAATCCAGAAATTCAGGTAAAACCGATTATTTACAAAAACTCAGGAGACTCACCCTACGGCGACAAAAACAAAGTGGTTGGTTATTTTTCCCTGGCTTTTGAGGGGAAAAAGCTTCAGAATATATTTACACTAAGTAATAAGGATAAATACGATTGCATAACCATTGCCCGTAAAACCCTTGAAGAATATCTGCAGAAAGGTAAAATTCCCGCTTTTGCAAACGATACTTTATCTGAAACGCTTAATAAAACCGGTGGAGTTTTTGTTACTCTGAAAGAATGGGGTAGCCTGAGAGGCTGTATTGGAGTATTTTCTTCAGAAAAACCAATATATCAAACTGTTAGTGAAATGGCTATCGCTGCTGCAGTTAGCGATTATCGTTTCCCAGGAGTAAATGAGGACGAGCTTGGTGCCATTACAATCGAGATATCCTTAATTTCTCCGCTGCACAAAATTTTTTCGCCTGAGGAAATAATCCTTGGGAAGCATGGTATTTATATTGTTAAAGGTTCCGATTCAGGTACTTTTTTGCCTCAGATTGCCATTGAAGAAGGCTGGAATACGGAGGAATTTCTCGGACATTGTGCCCGTGATAAAGCCGGAATAAGTTGGGATGAATGGAAAGACGCTGAAATTTATACTTTTGAGGCTCAGGTTTTCTCTGAAGAGAAAAAATAA
- a CDS encoding CoA pyrophosphatase, with the protein MDISVTMTSSTFNTFIHRLHLRLQKPLPGKAAQIKMAPAHRIKDIVALDQYLLLRDSAVLLLLYPDEGSLYIPLIQRPVYNGPHSGQVSLPGGKTEKYDSGLEQTAIRESVEEIGIDVEKCTVIGQLTQLYIPPSYFRVQPFVAFSSVKPQFVTDKKEVEKLLEVNLIHLLDDANLSIQSFSFKSGVTFEAPCFKVNNTIIWGATAMILSEFLTAIREC; encoded by the coding sequence ATGGATATTTCAGTAACAATGACCAGTTCAACTTTCAATACTTTTATCCATAGGTTGCATCTTCGCCTGCAAAAGCCATTGCCGGGTAAAGCCGCCCAGATAAAAATGGCTCCAGCCCATCGTATAAAAGATATTGTTGCTTTGGATCAATATTTGTTGTTGCGCGATAGTGCTGTATTGCTGTTGCTGTATCCCGACGAAGGTTCCTTGTATATTCCACTAATTCAACGTCCTGTTTATAATGGACCTCATAGCGGTCAGGTTTCTCTTCCGGGAGGAAAAACAGAAAAATATGATTCAGGGCTTGAGCAGACTGCCATCAGGGAAAGTGTGGAAGAAATTGGTATTGATGTTGAAAAATGCACCGTCATTGGGCAGCTTACCCAATTGTACATTCCTCCAAGTTATTTCAGGGTACAGCCTTTTGTTGCATTTTCTTCCGTAAAACCACAATTTGTAACCGATAAAAAAGAAGTAGAAAAACTTCTTGAAGTTAATCTTATACACCTTCTTGACGACGCTAATCTGAGCATACAATCTTTCTCTTTCAAGTCGGGAGTTACATTTGAGGCTCCCTGTTTTAAGGTAAACAACACCATTATTTGGGGAGCGACCGCAATGATTTTAAGTGAATTCCTTACAGCTATCAGAGAATGTTGA
- a CDS encoding glycosyltransferase family 4 protein codes for MKIAVNTRLLIKDKLEGIGWFTKETLSRITRCHPEHDFIFIFDRKFDDTFIFNQNISPVKIFPQARHPFLYYIWFEYSVPKILKSTQADVFLSPDGYLSLSSPVPSIQVIHDLNFEHYPDDLPVFEQKYYNYYFPKFAHKASRIATVSQFSKNDIIEQYAIESEKIDVLYNGANTIYQPSDENQKKLTLKKYTEGHPYFLFVGSLHPRKNLVNLFKAFDIFKKNDNSGIKLLIVGAKKWWTNAIEEAYNNLSYKRDVLFTGRLGLEELNKVMGAALSLTYISYFEGFGIPIVEAMQAEVPVITSGITSMPEIAGNAALLVNPFDPDNIASAMTEIARNEKTRMQLIEKGKIQCKKFSWDKTAERLWQTIEKVLNQL; via the coding sequence TTGAAGATAGCTGTTAATACAAGATTGCTTATAAAGGATAAATTAGAAGGCATCGGTTGGTTTACAAAAGAAACCCTCTCAAGAATAACCCGTTGTCATCCCGAACATGATTTCATCTTTATTTTTGACAGAAAATTTGATGATACTTTTATTTTTAATCAAAATATTTCTCCTGTAAAAATTTTTCCACAAGCTCGCCATCCTTTTTTATATTATATTTGGTTTGAATATTCTGTTCCGAAAATACTCAAATCCACTCAAGCTGATGTATTTCTTTCTCCTGACGGTTATTTAAGCCTGAGTTCTCCAGTGCCCTCCATACAAGTAATTCACGATCTTAATTTTGAGCATTATCCTGATGATCTTCCTGTATTTGAACAAAAATATTACAACTACTATTTTCCTAAATTTGCCCATAAAGCTTCTCGTATAGCCACAGTTTCTCAGTTTTCGAAAAATGATATTATAGAACAATATGCCATTGAAAGTGAAAAAATTGATGTGTTGTATAACGGAGCAAACACTATATATCAGCCTTCTGATGAAAATCAAAAAAAATTAACTCTTAAAAAATATACAGAAGGACATCCTTATTTTTTATTTGTAGGTTCCTTACACCCAAGGAAAAATCTTGTCAATCTTTTTAAAGCTTTCGACATTTTTAAAAAAAATGATAATTCCGGTATCAAGTTGCTGATTGTGGGAGCCAAAAAATGGTGGACGAATGCCATTGAAGAGGCCTATAATAACTTATCGTATAAACGGGATGTGCTTTTCACGGGCAGACTGGGTCTCGAAGAATTGAATAAAGTGATGGGAGCGGCTCTTTCTCTTACTTATATAAGTTATTTTGAAGGATTTGGAATACCTATTGTTGAAGCTATGCAAGCCGAAGTTCCTGTGATTACTTCTGGGATAACCTCTATGCCTGAAATTGCCGGCAATGCAGCTTTGTTGGTAAATCCTTTCGATCCGGATAATATCGCTTCGGCAATGACTGAAATTGCCCGCAATGAAAAAACGCGTATGCAATTAATTGAAAAAGGGAAAATTCAATGTAAAAAGTTCAGTTGGGATAAAACGGCTGAACGCCTTTGGCAAACCATCGAAAAAGTGTTGAATCAATTATAA
- a CDS encoding polysaccharide biosynthesis C-terminal domain-containing protein: MQRKFLTNLALLLFLNFLVKPFWIFGIDRTVQNVVGSESYGFYFAIFNFSYLFNILLDFGITNFNNRNIAQNHQLLNKYFSSIVILRFILAVVYTVVTFTVALIIGYKAPQLYLLAFLAFNQFLIFFILYLRSNINGLMMFKTDSFMSVLDRLLMIVICGVLLWGNITITPFKIEWFVYAQTVAYLLTACVALFFVIRKANFKRLVWNKPFFVLVIKQSLPFAVLYLLMMFYYRIDTVMIERMLPKGIGSVQSGIYASAFRLLDASIMIAYLFSVLLLPIFSRMLKNRESVEQMVKLSFTLLITNALIIAIGAAFYREELMQLLYPQHHNETLAFYQLRIQQSSSIFGFLMGSFVFISSTYIFGTLLTANGNLKHLIIISVVGMVINVALNLILIPGMEAEGSSIASFVSQLVTIILQIIFVQYIFKFNRNFKYITTLLLFGLCLLAVNWLSKEFFTDWETGFVVMILSSFALAALLKLLNLRGMMSIIKNGT, from the coding sequence ATGCAGCGAAAATTCCTTACAAATCTTGCTTTACTATTATTTTTAAATTTTCTGGTAAAACCCTTTTGGATTTTTGGCATAGACCGAACCGTGCAAAATGTTGTAGGATCAGAAAGTTATGGATTCTATTTTGCAATTTTCAACTTTTCGTACCTGTTTAATATTTTACTCGATTTCGGGATTACCAATTTTAATAATCGGAATATTGCCCAGAATCATCAACTGCTGAACAAGTATTTTTCGAGTATTGTCATTTTAAGGTTTATTCTTGCAGTGGTATATACAGTGGTTACTTTCACGGTAGCCTTGATTATCGGTTACAAAGCACCACAACTTTATTTGCTTGCATTCCTGGCATTTAATCAGTTCCTGATTTTTTTCATTTTGTATCTGCGTTCAAATATCAATGGCTTAATGATGTTTAAAACGGACAGTTTTATGTCTGTACTTGATCGTTTGCTGATGATTGTGATATGCGGTGTACTGTTATGGGGCAATATTACGATAACTCCTTTCAAGATTGAATGGTTTGTATATGCTCAGACCGTGGCTTATCTGTTGACTGCTTGTGTTGCTTTATTTTTTGTAATTCGTAAGGCAAACTTTAAACGTTTGGTATGGAATAAACCGTTTTTTGTATTAGTTATCAAACAAAGCCTCCCGTTTGCGGTGTTGTATTTGCTCATGATGTTCTATTATCGGATAGATACTGTGATGATTGAGCGCATGTTACCCAAGGGAATAGGATCAGTGCAATCAGGAATTTATGCTTCTGCATTTCGATTGCTTGATGCTTCAATTATGATAGCCTATTTATTTTCGGTATTGTTATTGCCTATTTTTTCCAGAATGCTCAAAAACCGGGAATCTGTTGAGCAAATGGTCAAGTTATCATTTACTTTATTGATTACAAATGCACTCATAATTGCTATTGGCGCTGCATTTTACAGAGAAGAATTAATGCAATTACTATATCCCCAACATCATAACGAAACATTAGCCTTTTACCAGTTAAGAATCCAACAATCTTCCTCTATTTTTGGTTTCCTGATGGGTAGTTTTGTGTTTATTTCCTCAACTTATATTTTCGGAACATTACTTACTGCAAATGGAAATCTAAAACATTTGATTATCATTTCCGTAGTAGGTATGGTGATAAATGTTGCCCTCAATTTAATATTAATTCCTGGAATGGAAGCTGAAGGTTCGTCTATTGCCAGTTTTGTATCTCAATTGGTTACGATTATCTTGCAGATTATTTTTGTACAGTACATCTTTAAATTTAATAGGAATTTTAAATATATTACTACTCTTCTGTTATTTGGACTTTGCCTCTTAGCTGTTAACTGGCTGTCGAAAGAATTTTTTACAGATTGGGAAACCGGATTTGTAGTAATGATATTATCTTCCTTTGCATTGGCAGCTTTACTGAAATTATTGAATTTGAGGGGTATGATGTCAATAATCAAAAATGGCACCTGA
- a CDS encoding Wzz/FepE/Etk N-terminal domain-containing protein: MANNHKENKEFNSTNIIIFILQWQKPLIIVTVFAIVSSVIFSSPFFITPLYRATVVMFPTSSNAISKALLGDNDGNKHDILEFGVEEQTEQMLQMLNSNKIREKIIEKYNLIEHYNLETNSKYKYTKLYKQYDNNIRFRRTEYMAVQITVYDKDPQIAANIANDISDLLDTVKNQIQKDRAQKGFRIVEAEYEKLKSEIKQMEDSLSVLRKLGVNDYETQAEMMNQQLAIELAKGNTSGIKRIQENLDKLAIYGTAYVSLRDALEHEKKQLSLVKTKYDEAKIDAEQILPQKFVVNSAFKAEKNSYPIRWIIVLITTVSSFLMTLLIIIIYDNVKKSEYFKKKEILTLKPENKQGIIISEKDEIISKLPESTPKVVKEPPPKILNNKIEEKISPEVKLPASTLQETITKNSKNYITNLPQNMENYFNNLNLLKILLKWKWHIVVITALAAFLSLFFSSSIFIKPKYKSTAIVYPSNIAPYSDETETEQMLQWLNSKDIMDSVVKKYELIRHYDINVNDKEYYSLLSYFWGKNVNITKTQYASVKIDVMDTDPKTAYDIVYSILDFYNKKVHNIHKIKYDEVVTVCKKQLDDKQKEIDSVENKLHTLRTEYGIIDYGNQTREVARGYLRTVDGNNSSRINTPEVLKLKKNIEQKGGEFVIYNTRIYDLMREYSDLYAQYEKAVKDSKKEFTFSNMVSSPVVADKKAFPKRALILLYTITASLLFSIIGISVVENYRNKKQAIAEM, encoded by the coding sequence ATGGCAAATAATCATAAAGAAAATAAAGAATTTAATTCTACTAATATTATTATTTTTATTTTACAATGGCAAAAACCCCTTATTATTGTTACAGTTTTTGCCATAGTTTCTTCTGTCATTTTTTCTTCTCCTTTTTTTATTACCCCTTTGTACAGGGCAACGGTAGTAATGTTCCCAACATCTTCAAATGCAATATCCAAAGCATTATTAGGCGATAATGATGGCAACAAACATGATATACTTGAGTTTGGAGTGGAAGAACAAACTGAGCAAATGCTTCAGATGCTTAATTCGAATAAAATACGTGAAAAAATTATTGAAAAATATAATTTAATTGAGCATTATAATTTGGAAACAAATTCAAAGTATAAATATACTAAACTTTATAAACAATACGACAATAATATTCGTTTTCGCAGAACAGAATACATGGCAGTACAGATTACCGTTTATGATAAAGACCCGCAGATAGCTGCCAATATAGCCAATGATATATCAGATTTACTTGATACTGTTAAAAATCAGATACAAAAAGATCGTGCACAAAAAGGTTTTAGAATTGTAGAAGCAGAATATGAAAAATTAAAATCCGAGATAAAACAGATGGAGGATTCGTTATCGGTATTACGAAAATTAGGTGTAAACGATTACGAAACCCAGGCTGAAATGATGAACCAGCAGTTGGCGATAGAATTAGCAAAAGGAAATACGTCTGGAATCAAGAGGATTCAGGAAAACCTTGATAAACTTGCCATTTATGGAACTGCCTATGTTTCACTGCGTGATGCTTTGGAACACGAAAAGAAACAATTAAGTTTAGTCAAAACAAAATATGATGAAGCCAAAATAGATGCTGAACAGATACTCCCACAAAAATTTGTGGTTAATAGCGCCTTTAAAGCCGAAAAGAACTCATACCCCATTCGTTGGATAATAGTTTTGATAACAACAGTTTCATCTTTTTTGATGACTCTGCTTATTATTATTATCTATGACAATGTTAAAAAATCGGAATATTTTAAAAAAAAAGAAATACTTACTCTAAAACCTGAAAATAAACAGGGAATCATCATTTCTGAAAAAGATGAAATTATATCAAAATTACCAGAATCAACCCCCAAAGTCGTTAAAGAGCCTCCTCCCAAAATATTAAATAACAAAATTGAAGAAAAAATTAGCCCGGAAGTAAAATTGCCTGCCAGCACTCTTCAGGAAACAATCACAAAAAATTCAAAAAATTATATTACAAACCTGCCTCAGAATATGGAAAACTATTTTAATAATTTAAATCTGCTTAAAATATTGTTAAAGTGGAAATGGCACATCGTTGTCATTACAGCATTGGCAGCATTTCTGTCGCTATTTTTTTCGAGCTCGATTTTTATTAAGCCCAAATATAAATCTACAGCAATTGTATATCCATCAAACATAGCTCCATATTCTGATGAAACCGAAACAGAACAAATGTTACAATGGCTGAATTCAAAAGATATTATGGATAGCGTAGTGAAAAAATACGAACTCATCCGGCATTATGATATTAATGTCAATGATAAGGAATATTACAGTCTGCTGAGCTATTTCTGGGGCAAAAATGTGAATATAACCAAAACTCAGTATGCTTCGGTTAAAATTGATGTTATGGATACCGACCCTAAAACAGCTTATGATATTGTATATTCTATCCTTGATTTTTACAACAAAAAAGTTCATAATATTCATAAAATTAAGTATGATGAAGTTGTAACCGTATGTAAAAAACAATTGGATGACAAGCAGAAGGAAATAGATTCTGTAGAAAACAAATTGCATACATTGAGAACAGAATATGGAATCATTGATTATGGTAACCAAACCCGTGAGGTAGCAAGGGGGTACCTGCGTACGGTTGATGGAAATAATTCCTCACGGATAAATACACCCGAAGTATTAAAATTAAAAAAGAATATTGAACAAAAAGGTGGCGAGTTTGTGATTTATAATACAAGAATTTATGATTTAATGCGCGAGTACAGCGACTTGTATGCTCAATACGAAAAAGCAGTTAAAGACTCAAAAAAAGAATTTACTTTTTCGAATATGGTTAGCAGTCCAGTTGTGGCTGATAAAAAAGCGTTTCCCAAACGCGCTCTCATTTTACTCTATACCATAACAGCATCTTTATTGTTTTCAATAATAGGTATTTCTGTTGTGGAAAATTACCGAAATAAGAAACAGGCTATTGCCGAAATGTAA